DNA from Alnus glutinosa chromosome 2, dhAlnGlut1.1, whole genome shotgun sequence:
AACCAATCCTGGAATTTGATATCTAGCTGTCAAAATTTTGCTTTTTCTGTAGGCCATTGTTGAACAATGGGTACACTGACTAGCCCAACATGGTGGCTGCTAATAATCTATCTAGTGGAACTCGAatgaatcatttaatttaagagAATTATAATCTCAAAACTACACCACCTGGTGTCTGGTGACAATGTGACATACATGGCTTCCGGTGAAGGGGCCCTCGGGTTGGTCCCTCAGACGACCAACCACCAACCTCCAACGTCGTTCGTCTGGTCTCTATCAACCTACTCCAGCACTTGTGTCAAACTTTGACTTTTCTCTGGCTTGCTGCAAAATATCTCATTTGCTTCAAGACTATCCGTTTTCAGCGGTCTCCAAAGCACCTTCcgattctttctttttgtttctccaCGTTCACAAAAGGTTCTTATatgttcaaaaatatttttggactTTTGCTTTGGTGGTTGTGTCGGTGTATCCTGTTGAAAAATAGGCAATTTGTTATTTTCGAATTGAGAAATTTTAggaatatcaatttttttaccAAGATGACGGGGTGTTTATTCATTTAGTAatactttatatatttttctcattacAATAAAGTTGACAAGACATTATGAATAGTGGacaccaggggcggagctaCTCTTTGGCTTGGGGCTGGCCCCCAagcttctcccaaaaaaaataaaaaatctaaaaaaaagaatttaaaatttaaaattttaccccttattttttttattttcttagttttggcccctccaaattttttttttctcaatttggcCCCACCAAATTTTAAAACCTGGCTCCGCCCTGGTGGACactacaaatttatttatttatttatttttggtctaGTTGATACTAGTAGTATCTCATCATGGATGAAAATCATGGTAAGTAGGTTTGTAACAAAGGAGTAAGGTGTATTTCCAAACGTGAATTTGGTAGATTAAATAATTTGTTGAGTCGATAAACTTTTTGTTGCGATAGATATAATTCTTTGAGATTGACGCATGACAATAGTTTATCCATTTTATTGGCGTCACAATTGAGGCATGCTGATCAACATGCTTACAAAggtttaatataataaaatccAATTATCTACacgtttgttttttcttctttctttttttttaaagaaaaaaataaaatcgtaATTCTCTACCTGTTGACTGGTAGTACCTTTCCCCGTTTAAATTATAGATCAACAATATACGGACTCAAATGGTCAACATTGAATCAAACATTTACACgcctatattattattattttttaagtcacGCCTATATTATTTGAGGATCAGGAACCTAAGATTTATTTTTGTGAGCTACTAAAGCATTAATTAGTGGCAAAGTCTAATTTCAATAGTGGTTAAGCCTGATTTTTAAactacatttatatatattttgtataaaaaattaactatatataattatttaattatacatATTAAAGCCAAAGGAGAGGGGAGGCCATGGCCCCCATTTAGTTCCGCCACCGGTAACGAGGGCACTACAGGTATTTACAAATTGATACGGTAGTTTCATGTGacacttttgtttctttttagttAACATCTGAAAACAATCAGTTTCTTAAGTGTTTATATGGAATTTAGGTTACATATGATATgcagaatgactattctatttaaaagaataaataatttttattaagagtgaaaTAATGTAGAATATAATAGCCTAGTGTCAGGGTATATAATAAGCATGTAACACTTGGAATAATCCTTTTTATTGCCCATGAGAAAATGACTATTTTTAGgctatttcatttttatttcatatttttttttttcaataaaaattattcatatttttaataaaatagccATTTCGCATACTAAACATAATCTCAAAGCATGTTTATGCCTCCCCTCTCCTCCCCCTCTTCACCCATCTAGTAGGAAGGAATGAAGgatcccccctccccctcccatttagtgtatctatttgtttttttttttttttttaaaaaaaaaagtatttttatgccTGGTTAAATTTAGAAACTCTATTCACCAAACATATCCTAACCCCATTGATTGCCCAAAAAACATAGAAAGAAACCTGTCTTCGCCTCATTCACTCACCTAACATTATTAATAGATGCCAAGTTGTCAGCTGTCCAAAATTATCGTCAACTCACCTACCCACCATATCGGAGAATTGAACAATTTTCAAACCTTgacaattaattttaattaacaattatttatattttaacgtTTTAGCATACAATTCATTGAATTTAACAAGATATAATACATTAAAAAACTCATAATATGATAAATATTAGAGCCAGGACAAAGTTTTCGTAGAAAGAATTTAATTcgatatatttttattacataatatgtaatttttatatgtatttttaaaaatacatgtgagaaaGAAGATTTTGACATTTTATTCTCTCTGCTTGTAAACTTATTTGCCTCATAATCATATGTTATgctaattatataaaaagatatGATAGGTTGCCACCCCCATGACATAAATATtaatacaattattattattattttttaaacaaaaaaatcacaaaacaatgTATATGGGTTAGGGtctagttttgtattttttgttttttttttttaaaaaaaagtaaaaaacaattaaaaaaagaagaaaaaagagtcaATAGTTCTGTTAATAATTGTGTCTTTGTGtggcaaaatatcatttctctattgcTAAAAATACATATGAAAATTAGGTACTttaaatataaatgtaataaactAAATTTCAGCCAACAATGACTAATAGTTTTTACCTTTTTTCTAATCCATTTCGAAGAAAGCTAAGTTGTTACAACGGTAAATTTCAGGTATTTAATGAATCAAATAgttaaaattttaatggaaGGTCGTATAACGACTTTCTGATTTTTGCTACGGCGGGTGGTGACAGAGAGTTGGTGGACGACGCAACTGtctgaaaaacaagaaaaacttcttcttctttaccCGCACTGACGCACGCACACACGCACACTACGGGTCTTAAAGAGTTGTGATTCTTGGCCAGACGAGAGGAATTTGCAGCGGCATTTCTCAGCTTTGTGATCTCGTTGCTGGAATCCGGTAACGGTGATTTTGATTTCATGTCGTTACGGAAATTCTCGTTCtgttaaatgattttgaaaagctTCGTTCCCTGATCATTTGTGTGATTGTGGGGATTGAGATCCATCTATAGAGATAAAAGTCTTGGTTCTGTGAGATATAGTTCTTTGTATCCAGTCTGTTTGGCCGTCGAGAAAGTCGATGAAAGTAGGAGGAAAATCAAAATCTTTGAATTCTCCACAATTAAGCTGTGTATTTGGTCCAACGGTTAGTTGGGTAATTTTGAAGCACAGACCTGTTGTTTTTCTAATTCTACATCAATCTTTGTTTGatcgtttgtttttttgggttgagaattcaatactgtttttttggtcaaacacgCTGAATTTTCTGAGAGACTCGGGGATCAGAGAGGAGGTGGTTGGGATCTGAAATTTTGGCTAATCTAGTTAACCCAATCCCATTGAGTGAAAACTGGCTCATTCGATTCCATGTTCTGGCAAATGAatcaaaattattgtttctgCTTAGACCAATACAGTGCAACACCCATTTTCGGTAGCTTTGCTTACACCTGATCGTTTTTCTTGTTACAGATtatagtataaaaaattgtgaggTAGCTGTGAACCTTTTGTCCATCTGAAAAGATGTCAGGATCATGGCACATTGAAGAAAGAGCTAATTCTAAAAGTGAGGCGCTTGCAAGAGCTGTTGAGAATGCTCCTGAAACTGGGTGCCTCTCCATTGTTGTGCTTGGTGCTTCTGGCGATCTTGCTAAGAAGAAAACTTTTCCAGCGCTCTTCCACCTTTTTCTGCAGGTTGTTTTGACCCTTTTGTGAATTTTGTGTAATGTTTACATGcattatatgtatttttgttgttgttaatCTGTTCTAGAAATTGagaaataatttaatattttacttCTATTGAATTTTCGATATAATTGGTCATGAAGATGAGTAGACGGACTGATTTCTACTGTTCTCATTTGGTCACTGTTTCTTAAGATGATGCCCTTAAATTTGATCTTCATACTCTATCCGTTTTGATGCAATTTTCAGAAAGACAACTGATAATCTAATCTTCTGTTTGTTAAGACTACCTAGGAAGTTTTTTAGAGTTGCTTGTTGTTCTTAGGAGCTATGAACTGTCATTCTCACTTTGAAATGCATTGAGTTGTTTGCAGGGATTCCTACATCCTGATGAAGTTCACATTTTTGGCTATGCAAGGACTAAGATTTCGGATGATGAGCTAAGAAACCGCATACGTGGGTGAGATATATTTCTGTTGTCTGTTTCTATATTATATCCTCTGATTATAATAAACATAATGAGTAGGAGGAACAATGTTTGGCGTGAACATCCATATGTCCCTCCttggaaattatttttactaataaaatataattaaagctTACTTGCCTGCTTGATACttagaaggaagaagagaactATACCTGCTGATTTTTCCTTGTTCTGCtcactttcattttcttttgaatttttatttctttgattgTTATCTTATGTCTGCACTTCCTTTTCGCCATTTGTTTTCCTGAATAATGTTATTCATGGTTTGTGCTCACTGAAATTGTTTCTTCGATTGCTTGTTTCAGTTGTTCATAAGAATAGCTAACAATTAGGATTGATTTGTATGTGATAAATACCTGCAGATatcttattaaagaaaaaagtgcTTCGTTAGAGCAATTGGAAAATGTATCCAAGTTTCTGCAACTGGTTAGTACAAACCCTTATCCTGCATCAGTTTGGACTTGTTCCGTGATGCACCCACAAATAACATGTAATTGCTTCAACTTATTTTTGTAGATTAAATATGTAAGTGGTTCTTATGATTCCAAAGAGGGCTTTCGGCTGTTGGATAAGGAAATTTTGGAGCATGAGTTATCAAAAAAGAGTGTGGAAGGATCATATCGGAGACTCTTTTATTTTGCACTTCCTCCATCAGTTTATCCATCTGTCTGCAAGATGATCAAGGATTATTGCATGAATAAATGTTAGTTTTTCCAACTCATTTTTGGTTTTGTAGCTGGAATTATCAAAAAACTCCTGCTAATAGTGTGTGgtcatttatttttaagaagGTAAATTTCCTTCATATTGCTGTTCAAATATATTGCATGAAGGTTGTTTTtgggaaataataataaaacaactatCATATATTGTGTAAAATTGACAATTATCTTGCCATCCTATATACATTCCCAAACTTTCTTTAACATACTTCTAGAAAGGAGCTTAAAGATGAAAAATAGGAAAGATATGGATACCCAGCTGAGGAGGCATTGGTTGAAGAAGACAGTTAACTATTTGATCTGTATCAGCTATGGTTTAGCATGAAAGTTCTGTAGAGGTTTCACTCTAGACTTATTTTATGCTTCTTTAAGTAAAATAGTCTTTTCATTCCTTTTCATGGTCACACTTTGCTCGTAGAAGTTGCCATTTTGCCATTAAGCGTGACTTTAGAAACTTGATACCCAGTCATTGGCTTTATAACGATGTTACCTGagttgctaattttttttagtacttTCTAGCATTGTTCTGGTGGTAAGGAAGAAGTCTGATAGATATCTGAATATTTGCTTTGGTAATGAGATaccagaaaaggaaaattagGACTTTTGAGTTCCCGTTTAATGTCACATTTCACAATTCCCATTAATTCCATGTTTGCTTAGAGAAGTGGAAAATATTGTTCTCTTCACTTAAGTTTTAATAACATGGATTGAAAATTTGGCAATTTAGTTGGACGAATCAGGCATGTTGCTATTGTGGTTCCTGAACAATATGTAGAATTTGAATATCTGATGCGGACTTTCTGAATGGCTTTGTGCCTTTGTCTAATAATTTCCAGCTGATCTTGGTGGATGGACGCGGATTGTTGTGGAGAAACCTTTTGGCAAAGATTTGGCATCTGCCGAGCAACTCAGTTCCCAGATTGGAGAGTTATTTGATGAACCACAAATTTACCGTATTGATCACTATTTGGGAAAGGAATTGGTGCAGAATTTGgtaatatatgtataaataggTTTTAgttgttatttattttgtttcatagACTCTGCTTATTTCTCTTCTGACATTGAATATGCAGTTGGTTCTTCGTTTTGCAAATCGCTTCTTCTTACCACTTTGGAATCGTGACAACATCGACAATGTACAGGTGAGAGTCCTTTCACTGATCATGTTTGAAAGTTACTCACCTAAGGTGAGGTTGTAAAAGTACAAGACTGGGGATAAAGTATGAGGCACTCTATATCGAGGCTATAATCTTGTTGTGCCCTCCAAACTACATGTGTATCAATCAATGGTTACCTTGATATATAAAGTTGTAAATTCATTGTCATCTAATGTAACTTGGTATTTCCCAGCATTAGTAAGTCACGAATTTCAATTTACATCTTGTTTGTATGTTTCTCTTGCAGATTGTGTTCAGGGAGGATTTCGGGACTGAAGGTCGTGGTGGATATTTTGATGAATATGGGTATGCTCTATTAATGCTTGCATCTCGGTTGGTTTGCTTGCAGGACCTTAAATGAGAAATCATCTGTGTCTTTTTaaaatgttcttttgtttttcaaatttccTGTATTTGAAAATTTGCATTCTATAAATTGGTCTTAGTTTTTCATTATTACTTCATTCTATATTTTTTGCTGACATTGGAAAagaaactttaaaattttaattttaaatggcTAAACAATTTTTAGAATCTCTGTTGTTGGTTTTACCTGGTTTTATATAGTAAATAGATCGTTTTGGTAAAGAGAACTAACTAATTAATTGTCATTTTGGCAGAATTATTCGTGATATCATTCAAAATCATCTATTGCAGGTAAGGCCTTGGTATTAAGATAAAGTAGATTCATATATATTAGATGTCATCTCTGTATGATTGATTATCTCTCAAGTCTGGATTAGTTATTTTGTTGGAGCATTAGGTAGTTAGAGTCCCATTTATCTTATGTTGTCCTGAACTGTAGTTTTTCTGAGTCCATTTTAGTTATTCATGTTTGACATTTGCTTGTGATAAGATACGTATAGGAACTTGGTGGGCCTCGTGTCTGTTGTGGCTACATATACAACTTCAGCCCTCTTTCCTCGGACTTCTGTTACTCCAACCTTCCCTTGCAACCCATTGCCACACAAATTCCCAACCTATCACTAGAAAAAGGAAGATGTCTTCATTTTGACAGAACTATATTATTCACTATTTATCTACCAACTGCAGGTTCTTTGCCTGGTTGCCATGGAAAAGCCCGTTTCTCTCAAACCTGAGCACATCCGGGATGAGAAAGTCAAGGTAcgtatctttacatgccattgCGTGCTCTAAAGCCTCTCTGATACAGTAAGAAAACCAGGATGTGTTAGGTCCCCATACCTCCAATCCACACCCTTCTGTCTCTGTcccattaaaatttatttatcataGTATACTTACTAAATGAACATAAGAATTAAAGCAACCTTTGTAGATCTAGAGAGTATAAGATTGTCGaaagaccttttttttaaaggaatattCATGTGTTACATTTGACCTAAAACATTTTTCCCCATAAAATATTCTGCTCTTAACTATATGCTATGAGTTCCAGACATGTCTTCTTATATTGCTTTCTGATTATTATGTGAAACTCAGGTTCTTCAATCGGTTCTTCCAATTAAAGATGAAGAGGTTGTTCTTGGACAATACGAAGGCTATAGGGATGATCCAACAGTTCCTGATCACTCAAACACTCCGACTTTTGCAACTGTTGTTCTGAGAATACATAATGAAAGATGGGAAGGTATGATATATTTcacaatttgtttatttttcttttgaaacttCTTTATAGTTCTGTAAAAATAACCTCTGAGCCTCCCATTTgggtatttattatatatatatatttcaatttcttCTTACAGTAAAAGCCAATTTCTTATTCAGGTGTCCCTTTTATACTTAAGGCTGGAAAAGCATTGAATTCAAGAAAGGCAGAAATACGAGTTCAATTTAAGGATGTTCCTGGTGATATATTCAAATGTATGGCACCAGACCTTTAGAATTCTGTGTGACTTATCTTCAAAATTTAGCTTGGTTCATGATACATATTCTCTAGTTTTCTATGTTCAACTTGCGTGCAGAAAGGAATGTCATGATCTGACATAATTTTTGTACCTAGCATATTGAAATGTGAAATGGAAGTTGGTGAACAAATTTGGGATGGGGCAATTGTCATTACTTTTCCTTACTCCTCATGAATGAAAGTAATGCAACAATTTACTAAGGTGTTCTtgtacttgtcaaaaaaaaaaaaaatcatgattaTCAGCTAAGTGACCATTTCTGTGAAGATTTTATGCTggggaataaataaaaaggcTTATTGTCTGTTTCTGTAATATGTTTATTGTCAACTCTACTTGCTTGCTACATAATTCCATGTCTTACTGCTTTGTATATCCTTGGCTTCCTATATTCAGTATCTGTGATTGTTATACCCCTTAAAGCTGcttttgtattatatttgaTGGTCTGTCAAATATTTGGTTGCCTAAAAGTTTTTAATCTGATGGTCTGTCAACTGGTTGCTTAGAGGGTTTCAATCTATTTCTTGATTGAATGTTGTTTCAATGTTTAGGTCAAAAGCAAGGGAGAAATGAGTTTGTAATACGCCTTCAGCCTTCAGAAGCCATGTACATGAAGTTAACGGTATGTTAGTGATTCTAATGCGCGGTTACAAGAATTATTGGTCCACAATGTTTGAGCTGGTACCTGCTTACGTTTTCATGTGTGTGTTTGTTGTTGAAGACTTGGTGGGGCATCATGTGAAGTAACAAACATTGTGCATCTATCTGTATTTGAATTATTTGAGTTGCAGATTTTTTccggtacattttttttttttttttgtaaagaaaatCTTCAGACTTCAGCACATCTCCAAATTTCTTATTCTGATCTGGAAAATGGGTCCAAAATTAAGTTTTGAAAATAAGGTTGCTTTTTTGGTTATCCAATGTAAAGGTTGAAACCTTGTGTGCTTGTGTACCTGTTCATCTTTCACCTATCTGGAACCAGAAAAAAGTAACTGGGGATAGCTCTTTTCTCTACCTGATCTTTGTGTTATAGCTGTTTACTTCTAATCAAAATTGGAGATAGCCACTAGCTTCATGTGTGGATCAAACCATCAAAACaatgatttggttttttttttttcttctttctctcagaGCAATTTGAGCACTTGAATTAACTTTAGTAGTATCATACTATATCACACTTTTGTAGTATATTGTCCTATCGATAGTACACTGCTCATTATTAGATTTATagaaattttaggaaaataatataaatcttaatttttctGTAATCATCTCATAAGGGTCActaaaattgtttaatttttttgagtttattgTTCTCTAAAAACCAATTGCAAAATGTCTCTCATGCAGGTCAAGCACCCTGGACTAGAGATGGTAGCAGTCCAAAGTGAATT
Protein-coding regions in this window:
- the LOC133859972 gene encoding glucose-6-phosphate 1-dehydrogenase, cytoplasmic isoform, which codes for MSGSWHIEERANSKSEALARAVENAPETGCLSIVVLGASGDLAKKKTFPALFHLFLQGFLHPDEVHIFGYARTKISDDELRNRIRGYLIKEKSASLEQLENVSKFLQLIKYVSGSYDSKEGFRLLDKEILEHELSKKSVEGSYRRLFYFALPPSVYPSVCKMIKDYCMNKSDLGGWTRIVVEKPFGKDLASAEQLSSQIGELFDEPQIYRIDHYLGKELVQNLLVLRFANRFFLPLWNRDNIDNVQIVFREDFGTEGRGGYFDEYGIIRDIIQNHLLQVLCLVAMEKPVSLKPEHIRDEKVKVLQSVLPIKDEEVVLGQYEGYRDDPTVPDHSNTPTFATVVLRIHNERWEGVPFILKAGKALNSRKAEIRVQFKDVPGDIFKCQKQGRNEFVIRLQPSEAMYMKLTVKHPGLEMVAVQSELDLSYGQRYQGVTIPEAYERLILDTIRGDQQHFVRRDELKAAWEIFTPLLHRIDDGELKPLPYQPGSRGPAEADGLLAKAGYVQTHGYIWIPPTL